A part of Gemmatimonas groenlandica genomic DNA contains:
- a CDS encoding dihydroorotate dehydrogenase: MIATAGEQQTWMVAGMAFRNPVVLAAGTAGFGKEVDDVLDLSAIGGIATKAVSVAPRHGAPPLRVSEFAGGMINAIGLANPGLAAVRADYLPWLRKAYPDTRVIVNVVGNSVEDFETVVGGLDDLPGVDAFELNVSCPNVKAGGMEFGADPVALAALVRASRARTSRPLFVKLSPTLGAGVVDAARVSIENGANGLTLVNTMPGLVIDAARRKPKIGFGTGGVSGPALLPLGLLATWRVRQALPGVPIIGLGGVSTGNDAAQYLLAGASLVGVGTAALRDPRAPERIARELAGWAQREGVRDLRSIIGTLEWPS, from the coding sequence GTGATAGCAACAGCTGGTGAACAGCAGACGTGGATGGTGGCCGGGATGGCGTTTCGGAATCCGGTCGTCCTCGCCGCCGGAACGGCCGGTTTCGGGAAGGAGGTCGACGACGTGCTCGACCTCTCCGCCATCGGCGGGATCGCCACAAAGGCCGTCAGCGTCGCTCCGCGACATGGGGCGCCACCGCTACGCGTGAGTGAATTCGCCGGCGGTATGATCAACGCCATCGGCCTCGCCAACCCCGGTCTTGCGGCGGTCCGTGCCGACTACCTTCCCTGGTTACGCAAGGCGTATCCCGACACCCGCGTCATCGTGAACGTGGTGGGGAACAGCGTCGAAGACTTCGAAACGGTCGTCGGTGGGCTGGACGATCTGCCGGGCGTCGATGCGTTCGAACTCAACGTCAGCTGCCCCAACGTCAAAGCGGGTGGCATGGAATTCGGCGCCGACCCGGTCGCGCTCGCGGCGTTGGTGCGTGCCTCTCGCGCCCGCACGTCCCGACCGCTGTTCGTAAAATTGTCCCCGACCCTCGGCGCCGGCGTAGTGGACGCTGCTCGCGTGTCGATCGAGAACGGCGCCAATGGACTGACGCTCGTCAACACGATGCCGGGGCTCGTCATCGATGCCGCTCGCCGTAAGCCCAAGATTGGATTCGGCACCGGTGGGGTGAGCGGTCCTGCGTTGCTCCCCCTTGGACTGCTGGCCACCTGGCGAGTCCGTCAGGCACTACCCGGCGTTCCCATCATTGGGTTGGGCGGGGTCAGCACTGGTAACGACGCGGCGCAGTACCTGCTGGCTGGCGCGTCGCTGGTGGGCGTCGGGACGGCGGCCCTGCGCGATCCACGCGCACCGGAGCGCATTGCCCGGGAACTCGCCGGCTGGGCGCAGCGCGAAGGCGTCCGCGACCTGCGATCGATCATCGGCACACTGGAGTGGCCTTCATGA
- the rpmJ gene encoding 50S ribosomal protein L36 has translation MKVRSSVKPICEHCKVVKRQGVTRIICKRNPKHKQRQG, from the coding sequence GTGAAAGTTCGGAGCAGCGTAAAGCCGATCTGTGAGCACTGCAAAGTCGTGAAGCGACAGGGCGTGACTCGCATCATCTGCAAGCGCAACCCCAAGCACAAGCAGCGTCAAGGCTGA
- a CDS encoding aspartate ammonia-lyase → MATRIEKDPLGELPVPVEALYGVQTLRAALNFPISGLRPLEPFVIAQVWIKKAAAMTHRDTGRLDARRADAIIAAADEVLAGQHRDQFIVDPYQAGAGTSHNMNVNEVLANRANELLGGVRGTYAPVHPNDHVNMAQSTNDTIPTNIRLAVLRQLPALLVSIDALHAALASKGVEFDGIVKAGRTHLQDAMPIRLGQEFTAYAGTLARCRKRIVEAADYLNDLGIGGSAVGTGVTVEPEYPARMNDHLRAITGISSLRIGVDRIQLMQSMGDAAAFSASLRGLALDLSKIASDLRLMVSGPRTGLDEIALPAVQPGSSIMPGKINPSIPEMVNQVCFQVIGCDTTVAIAAEHGQLELNVMMPVIAHNVLLSVQILTNAIGIFSARCVEGIVAHAAMCEYWVERSAALATALMPQIGYAAAADISKRSVKEGTLIRELVASERILPPDELDAVLDLRKMTEIGVPSGKHGSSASG, encoded by the coding sequence GTGGCCACTCGCATCGAGAAGGACCCCCTTGGTGAATTACCGGTGCCCGTTGAGGCGCTGTACGGAGTGCAAACGCTTCGTGCGGCCCTGAACTTTCCGATCAGTGGCCTGCGCCCGCTCGAGCCCTTCGTGATCGCGCAGGTGTGGATCAAGAAGGCGGCGGCAATGACGCATCGGGACACCGGTCGGCTCGATGCTCGTCGCGCCGATGCCATCATTGCGGCCGCCGATGAAGTGCTGGCGGGGCAGCACCGCGACCAGTTTATCGTAGATCCGTATCAGGCGGGCGCCGGTACGTCGCACAACATGAACGTGAACGAAGTGCTCGCCAATCGCGCCAACGAGTTGCTCGGTGGCGTGCGTGGTACGTATGCGCCGGTACACCCGAACGACCATGTCAACATGGCGCAGAGCACCAATGATACGATTCCCACGAACATCCGATTGGCCGTGCTGCGACAGCTGCCGGCGCTGTTGGTATCCATCGATGCGTTGCACGCAGCGCTGGCGAGCAAGGGTGTAGAGTTCGACGGTATCGTGAAGGCCGGGCGCACGCATCTGCAGGATGCGATGCCGATTCGGCTTGGGCAGGAGTTCACCGCGTACGCTGGAACGCTCGCGCGGTGCCGCAAGCGGATTGTCGAGGCGGCGGACTACCTCAATGACCTCGGAATCGGTGGTTCTGCCGTAGGCACTGGTGTAACCGTGGAGCCCGAGTATCCCGCGCGCATGAACGACCACCTGCGAGCGATCACCGGCATCAGCAGCCTCCGCATTGGCGTCGATCGCATTCAGCTCATGCAAAGCATGGGTGATGCGGCCGCGTTCTCGGCATCGCTGCGCGGGCTCGCCCTCGACCTCTCGAAGATCGCGAGCGATCTGCGGCTCATGGTGTCAGGCCCGCGCACGGGGCTCGACGAAATCGCGCTGCCGGCTGTACAACCAGGTTCGTCCATCATGCCCGGCAAGATCAACCCGTCGATCCCGGAGATGGTGAATCAGGTCTGCTTTCAGGTCATCGGATGCGACACCACCGTGGCGATCGCTGCCGAACACGGTCAGCTCGAACTCAACGTCATGATGCCGGTCATCGCGCACAACGTGCTGCTCTCCGTGCAGATCCTCACGAACGCGATCGGCATCTTCAGTGCGCGCTGTGTCGAAGGCATCGTCGCCCACGCCGCGATGTGCGAGTACTGGGTTGAGCGATCGGCGGCGCTCGCCACCGCGCTCATGCCGCAGATCGGTTACGCGGCCGCGGCGGATATCTCGAAGCGTTCGGTTAAAGAGGGTACGCTGATTCGTGAGCTGGTGGCCAGCGAGCGCATCCTGCCGCCCGACGAGCTCGACGCCGTCCTCGATCTCCGGAAGATGACCGAGATCGGGGTCCCTTCCGGCAAGCACGGCTCCTCCGCCTCTGGCTGA
- a CDS encoding N-acetylmuramoyl-L-alanine amidase family protein, with product MMLLGALALTLQLSAVAPSLPPLPPLMVRAGDRLQSVPTLRHPDGGIGVRADALAQALGGQVVTQSAGSARFRLEVGTTGMDLEAGNALVVVGGDTIPLRAGVFRRGGQFYVPLALATELLPRLGAGVLFDQEKAELRRFSTVTAARRTPTTRARAETPRAPAPSTPAPPAPADNVRSAPANRSAALRQRVVVVDAGHGGPDNGMSGPIGVPKKVFEKNITLSFAKQLRAALEQREIQVVMTRTTDTLIALGDRGRMANQAKADLFLSVHVNAANPRWTNPGGARGFETYFLAEAKTEDERRVAAMENEAIRFETDADVTRDDPLGFIMRDMAQNEHLRESGRLAELLQAGMKQVHPGPSRGVKQAGFRVLVTAFMPAVLVEIGFGTNKLEAQYMTDIERQRELASTLADAVVRYLEQYERKVGGGG from the coding sequence ATGATGCTGCTCGGCGCGCTCGCACTCACACTGCAGCTGTCGGCGGTCGCACCGTCACTGCCGCCATTGCCGCCGCTTATGGTGCGCGCGGGCGACCGGCTCCAGTCCGTACCCACGCTACGGCATCCGGATGGTGGCATTGGCGTTCGCGCCGACGCCTTGGCCCAGGCGCTCGGTGGACAGGTCGTCACGCAATCCGCCGGCAGCGCGCGTTTCCGTCTCGAAGTGGGAACCACCGGGATGGATCTCGAAGCCGGCAACGCGCTCGTCGTGGTCGGCGGTGATACCATCCCCCTGCGCGCGGGGGTCTTCCGGCGTGGCGGACAGTTCTACGTGCCGCTCGCATTGGCCACGGAGTTGCTGCCGCGACTTGGTGCCGGCGTCCTCTTCGATCAGGAGAAGGCCGAGCTGCGCCGATTCTCCACGGTGACGGCTGCTCGACGTACACCGACGACGCGCGCACGCGCTGAGACCCCCCGTGCGCCCGCCCCGTCGACGCCCGCCCCGCCGGCGCCCGCCGACAATGTGCGTAGCGCACCCGCCAACCGTAGCGCCGCACTCCGCCAGCGCGTCGTCGTCGTTGATGCGGGACACGGCGGACCTGACAACGGCATGTCGGGACCGATCGGCGTACCGAAGAAGGTGTTCGAGAAGAACATCACGCTCTCGTTCGCGAAGCAGCTGCGCGCTGCCCTCGAACAACGTGAGATCCAAGTGGTCATGACGCGCACCACCGACACCTTGATCGCGCTGGGCGATCGCGGACGCATGGCGAATCAGGCCAAGGCCGATCTCTTCCTGTCGGTGCATGTGAACGCCGCCAATCCCCGCTGGACGAATCCCGGCGGTGCCCGCGGCTTCGAAACCTATTTTCTCGCCGAGGCCAAGACCGAAGATGAACGTCGTGTCGCGGCCATGGAGAACGAGGCGATCCGCTTCGAGACCGACGCCGATGTCACCCGCGACGATCCATTGGGATTCATCATGCGGGACATGGCGCAGAACGAGCATCTTCGGGAGTCGGGCCGGCTTGCCGAGCTGCTCCAGGCGGGCATGAAGCAGGTGCATCCCGGACCGAGCCGCGGCGTCAAACAAGCCGGATTTCGCGTGCTCGTGACCGCGTTCATGCCTGCGGTCTTGGTGGAGATCGGGTTCGGCACCAACAAGCTCGAAGCACAGTACATGACCGACATCGAGCGACAGCGCGAGCTGGCGTCGACGCTCGCCGATGCGGTCGTGCGCTATCTCGAACAGTATGAGCGAAAGGTCGGAGGCGGTGGCTGA
- a CDS encoding RrF2 family transcriptional regulator, which produces MRITTWAEYGLICALHLARRAGTGPVTGRDVAARERLPGDYVEQILLRMRRAGIVNSTRGARGGYSLARTPDAISVRDVIQASELTTFDLHCVSHPVDAERCAAAENCSIRPVWLLLQQRIDEVLEGVKLSDLLTDEASVRDRVGLPPYAAVPDLPGALPILQG; this is translated from the coding sequence ATGCGCATTACGACGTGGGCGGAATACGGACTCATTTGTGCCTTGCATCTCGCGCGCCGCGCGGGAACCGGGCCGGTCACGGGACGCGACGTCGCAGCTCGTGAGCGATTGCCGGGCGACTACGTCGAGCAGATCCTCCTGCGGATGCGCCGCGCCGGAATCGTCAACAGCACCCGCGGAGCACGCGGCGGGTACTCGCTCGCCCGTACGCCTGACGCCATCTCCGTGCGTGATGTGATTCAAGCCTCTGAGCTCACGACGTTCGACCTGCATTGTGTCAGTCATCCGGTCGACGCTGAACGCTGCGCCGCGGCCGAGAATTGCAGCATCCGCCCCGTCTGGCTGCTCCTTCAGCAGCGTATCGACGAGGTACTCGAAGGCGTGAAACTCAGTGACCTCTTGACCGACGAAGCATCGGTCCGGGACCGCGTTGGACTGCCGCCATACGCGGCTGTGCCGGATCTTCCCGGCGCGTTGCCGATTCTGCAGGGCTGA
- the smpB gene encoding SsrA-binding protein SmpB, producing the protein MANTDTEEPTELIARNKRARHDYEILDTWECGVVLTGTEVKALREGRANLTDAFGVIKDNEVFLLNLHIGSYGQGNVFNHEPTRTRKLLMHRREIRRLIGAVERQGLTLVPLDLYFKSGRVKARLALVRGKQQHDKREDLKKRDAEREIARALNKR; encoded by the coding sequence ATGGCAAACACCGACACTGAAGAACCCACTGAACTCATCGCGCGGAATAAGCGCGCGCGGCACGACTACGAAATCCTGGACACCTGGGAGTGCGGAGTCGTGCTGACCGGCACGGAGGTCAAGGCGCTCCGCGAGGGGCGGGCGAACCTGACCGACGCCTTCGGGGTGATCAAGGACAACGAGGTGTTCCTGCTCAACCTGCATATCGGTTCGTACGGGCAGGGCAACGTGTTCAATCACGAACCCACGCGCACGCGTAAGTTGCTCATGCACCGCCGTGAAATTCGTCGACTGATCGGCGCCGTCGAGCGGCAGGGACTCACCCTCGTGCCACTCGATCTGTACTTCAAGAGCGGCCGCGTGAAGGCGCGCCTCGCGCTCGTGCGCGGCAAGCAGCAGCACGACAAGCGCGAGGACCTCAAGAAGCGCGACGCCGAGCGTGAGATCGCGCGTGCGCTTAACAAGCGTTGA
- the pyrF gene encoding orotidine-5'-phosphate decarboxylase codes for MTLPSSATVDATVHPPVTPIVALDVADRRAAQAIVSRLGGSCGFYKVGLELFAAEGPDIVSWLRDAGKSVFVDLKLHDIPNTVRGAARSVARHGASLLTVHASGGSAMIRAAGEGAEEGAATGALGGCGILGVTILTSMDAAAIGEAWGRERVDVTGEVVRLAGLVATGGGAGIVCSGHEAAAVHATFGAALGLLIPGIRLPGGDAHDQRRVMTPRAAADAGARWLILGRAVTGAADPVAAMGQVTASLAGAV; via the coding sequence ATGACCCTGCCATCTTCCGCGACCGTCGATGCGACGGTCCATCCCCCCGTGACCCCGATCGTCGCCCTCGACGTCGCCGACCGCCGCGCCGCGCAGGCGATCGTCAGCCGGCTCGGCGGCTCCTGCGGGTTTTACAAGGTCGGGCTCGAGCTCTTCGCCGCCGAAGGCCCCGACATCGTGAGTTGGCTGCGCGACGCGGGGAAGTCGGTCTTCGTGGATTTGAAACTGCACGACATTCCCAACACCGTGCGTGGCGCCGCTCGCAGCGTCGCTCGCCACGGCGCGTCGCTCCTCACCGTCCATGCATCGGGCGGCTCGGCCATGATCCGGGCGGCCGGCGAGGGGGCCGAGGAGGGAGCGGCCACCGGCGCGTTGGGGGGATGCGGCATCCTCGGCGTCACGATCCTGACGAGCATGGATGCCGCCGCGATCGGCGAGGCGTGGGGACGGGAACGGGTCGATGTGACGGGCGAAGTGGTCCGCCTGGCTGGGCTGGTGGCGACGGGCGGCGGTGCCGGAATCGTCTGCTCTGGTCATGAAGCCGCGGCGGTGCATGCCACGTTTGGTGCGGCGCTTGGGCTGCTGATCCCTGGTATTCGACTTCCTGGTGGCGACGCCCACGACCAGCGGCGCGTCATGACGCCACGGGCCGCCGCTGATGCCGGCGCGCGCTGGCTGATCCTGGGCCGGGCCGTTACCGGGGCCGCCGATCCGGTGGCGGCGATGGGGCAGGTGACCGCCTCACTTGCGGGAGCGGTCTAA
- the rpsM gene encoding 30S ribosomal protein S13, translated as MARIAGVDLPREKKVEIGLTYIFGIGRKTAQKILAAAGVSPEQRVRDLNDADVNKLRQEIERNIRVEGALRTEIAMNIKRLMDIGSYRGTRHRRGLPVRGQRTHTNARTKKGPRRAIAGKKKVTK; from the coding sequence ATGGCACGTATCGCTGGCGTCGATCTCCCTCGTGAGAAGAAGGTTGAGATCGGCCTGACCTACATCTTCGGCATCGGTCGCAAGACCGCCCAGAAGATCCTCGCTGCCGCGGGCGTTTCGCCCGAGCAGCGTGTCCGCGATCTCAATGACGCGGACGTCAACAAGCTCCGTCAGGAAATCGAGCGCAACATTCGCGTCGAAGGTGCCCTGCGCACCGAGATCGCGATGAACATCAAGCGCCTGATGGACATCGGCTCGTACCGTGGCACGCGCCATCGCCGCGGGCTTCCCGTGCGCGGGCAGCGCACGCACACGAACGCGCGCACCAAGAAGGGGCCGCGCCGCGCTATCGCGGGCAAGAAGAAGGTGACCAAGTAA